The Celeribacter marinus genome window below encodes:
- a CDS encoding putative nucleotidyltransferase substrate binding domain-containing protein: MDATQKILTFLEAAHPYDVLPRTELEELAQSFARKTYTEGEAIYAHGDLLEGLYLIKEGSVEITDVNGAQVSLLQKSNHFGERGLLRDGLAATTAVAASKTTLLILTPKAFKDEVAKSPAFARYFNRGQARPQAAAGLMTQHVSDLMAKDPVTCPIDMTILECARLMRDRRVSCLAVTDNAALKGLVTVRDMTNKVLAEGLDTALPVSTIMTPDPITLEPSALGTDVIQTMLEAKIGHLPITEAGRLVGMVTQTDITGFFGSSQTQMIFELTKAKTVAEMADVTARLPTFLMQLVGAHLAHDVVTRKITDVADIVTRRLIKMYESDCGAAPVPYLWAACGSQGRQEQTGVSDQDNCLIIDNAATDADMAYFNAMAKYVCDGLDACGYVYCPGDMMAMADRWCQRLCVWESYFDTWINKPDSEAQMLASVMFDLRPIAGDNSLFKPLQQSALQSAKKNSIFVAHMISNSLKHTPPLGLLRGFATIRSGEQRGHLDMKHNGVVPLVDLGRVYALQSGTSACNTRARIDAAIEAGVISASGGADLLAAYDTIATARLEHQAEQVRVGDAPDNYLSPSAIPAFERSHLRDAFVIVRTMQSSLGSSSARS, translated from the coding sequence ATGGACGCAACGCAAAAAATTCTCACCTTTCTCGAAGCGGCACATCCCTATGACGTGTTGCCCCGCACCGAGCTGGAAGAACTGGCGCAATCCTTCGCACGTAAAACCTACACCGAGGGCGAGGCTATTTATGCTCACGGCGACCTACTCGAAGGGCTGTACCTGATCAAAGAGGGCAGCGTCGAGATTACCGATGTGAACGGCGCGCAGGTGTCCCTCTTGCAAAAGTCCAACCACTTTGGCGAACGTGGATTGTTGCGTGACGGTTTGGCAGCGACCACCGCCGTGGCGGCGTCTAAAACCACGCTCCTGATCCTCACCCCCAAGGCGTTCAAGGACGAAGTGGCCAAAAGCCCCGCCTTTGCCCGTTACTTCAATCGTGGCCAAGCACGCCCGCAGGCCGCCGCAGGTCTGATGACGCAACACGTCTCGGATTTGATGGCCAAAGACCCCGTGACCTGTCCCATCGATATGACCATTTTGGAATGCGCACGCCTGATGCGCGACCGCCGCGTGTCGTGCCTTGCTGTAACGGACAACGCCGCCCTCAAGGGTCTGGTGACCGTACGCGACATGACGAACAAAGTTCTGGCCGAGGGCTTGGATACCGCCCTGCCCGTTTCGACCATCATGACACCCGACCCCATCACGTTGGAGCCATCAGCCCTTGGAACCGATGTGATCCAAACCATGCTAGAGGCCAAGATTGGCCACCTGCCTATCACAGAGGCCGGCCGCCTTGTCGGCATGGTAACGCAAACCGATATCACGGGCTTTTTCGGATCGTCACAAACCCAAATGATATTCGAACTAACCAAAGCAAAAACGGTGGCCGAAATGGCCGATGTCACCGCGCGCTTGCCTACGTTTCTTATGCAACTTGTCGGCGCACATCTGGCTCATGATGTTGTCACACGTAAGATCACGGATGTTGCTGATATCGTCACGCGCCGCCTCATCAAGATGTACGAGAGCGACTGTGGCGCCGCTCCCGTTCCTTACCTATGGGCCGCCTGTGGCAGTCAGGGCCGCCAAGAGCAAACGGGCGTCTCCGATCAAGACAATTGCCTCATCATCGACAACGCCGCCACTGACGCCGACATGGCCTATTTCAACGCTATGGCCAAATACGTCTGCGATGGATTGGATGCCTGTGGTTACGTCTATTGCCCCGGCGATATGATGGCGATGGCGGATCGGTGGTGCCAACGTCTGTGCGTTTGGGAAAGCTATTTTGACACATGGATCAACAAGCCAGATAGCGAGGCGCAAATGCTTGCCTCCGTGATGTTCGATCTACGACCGATTGCGGGCGACAACTCGCTCTTTAAACCGCTTCAGCAAAGCGCCCTGCAATCTGCGAAAAAGAACTCGATCTTTGTCGCGCATATGATTTCCAATTCGCTCAAACACACGCCACCCCTTGGGCTGTTGCGCGGGTTTGCCACCATTCGTTCGGGCGAGCAACGCGGACATCTGGACATGAAACACAACGGCGTTGTGCCCCTTGTCGATCTGGGCCGCGTCTATGCCCTCCAAAGCGGGACATCCGCGTGCAACACCCGGGCACGCATCGACGCCGCGATAGAGGCAGGTGTCATCTCCGCCTCGGGCGGGGCCGATCTTTTGGCGGCCTATGACACCATTGCCACGGCCCGCCTTGAACATCAGGCGGAACAAGTGCGCGTTGGAGACGCGCCCGACAACTACCTTAGCCCCTCGGCAATTCCCGCCTTTGAGCGCTCCCATTTGCGCGATGCCTTTGTCATCGTGCGCACCATGCAATCCTCGCTCGGCTCGTCATCCGCGCGCAGCTAA
- a CDS encoding sodium:solute symporter family protein: MDQFTLNLIVVGATFALYIGIAIWARAGSTSEFYAAGRGVHPIVNGMATGADWMSAASFISMAGIISFGGYNTSAYLMGWTGGYVLLAMLIAPYLRKFGKFTVPEFIGDRFYSQTARTVAVICLIVASLTYVIGQMTGVGVAFSRFLEVDKTTGLLIGAAIVFFYAVIGGMKGITYTQVAQYVVLITAYTIPAIFISLKLTGNPVPPLGLFADAKSTGLPLLETLNGMLADLGFAEYTKQSDTTLNMFLFTVSLMIGTAGLPHVIVRFFTVPTVADARSSAGWALVFIALLYLTAPAVAAMARVNLIDTFYPNGTTSEAVSLEAIENDANLDWVRNWEQTGLLGFEDKNGDGFIQYNGSADNELTVNRDIITLANPEIANLPGWVIALVAAGGLAAALSTAAGLLMAISSAVSHDLIKSQINPSISEKGELLSARIAMGVAILVATYLGMNPPGFAAQTVALAFGLAASSIFPALMMGIFSKRVNNKGAVAGMLAGLGVTVVYIFLHKGWFFIPGTASFDDSNPLLLSIKSTSFGAIGAAINFAVAYVVSNATDEPPVEIQELVESIRIPRGAGGAVDH, translated from the coding sequence ATGGATCAGTTTACCCTCAACCTCATCGTTGTGGGCGCGACTTTTGCGCTCTACATCGGTATCGCGATCTGGGCCCGTGCGGGTTCCACATCTGAATTCTATGCAGCTGGCCGTGGGGTCCACCCCATCGTCAACGGTATGGCAACTGGCGCTGACTGGATGTCTGCCGCATCGTTTATTTCGATGGCCGGTATCATCTCTTTTGGCGGCTATAACACCTCCGCTTACCTGATGGGTTGGACGGGCGGCTACGTGCTTCTCGCTATGCTCATCGCGCCTTATCTGCGCAAGTTCGGCAAATTCACCGTGCCCGAGTTCATCGGTGACCGTTTCTATAGCCAAACAGCACGCACCGTGGCTGTTATCTGTCTCATCGTTGCGTCTTTGACCTACGTGATCGGCCAGATGACGGGCGTTGGCGTTGCGTTCTCGCGCTTCCTCGAAGTGGACAAAACAACCGGTCTTTTGATCGGTGCAGCCATCGTGTTTTTCTACGCGGTTATTGGCGGCATGAAGGGCATCACCTACACGCAGGTCGCCCAGTATGTCGTTCTCATCACGGCCTACACGATCCCTGCGATCTTCATCTCGCTCAAACTCACAGGCAATCCTGTCCCACCGCTTGGTCTGTTCGCAGATGCCAAGTCGACGGGTCTGCCATTGCTTGAGACGCTCAACGGGATGCTCGCGGACCTCGGCTTTGCCGAATACACCAAGCAATCAGATACAACGCTGAACATGTTCTTGTTCACCGTGTCTTTGATGATTGGTACCGCCGGCCTGCCACACGTTATCGTGCGTTTCTTTACGGTTCCAACCGTAGCTGATGCGCGTTCGTCTGCCGGTTGGGCCTTGGTCTTTATCGCATTGTTGTACCTCACCGCTCCTGCGGTTGCTGCAATGGCGCGTGTGAACCTGATCGACACGTTTTACCCCAATGGCACAACAAGCGAGGCCGTCTCTCTCGAAGCAATCGAGAACGACGCAAACCTTGATTGGGTGCGCAACTGGGAGCAAACAGGTCTCTTGGGCTTTGAAGACAAAAACGGCGATGGCTTCATCCAGTATAATGGATCGGCCGACAACGAGTTGACCGTGAACCGTGACATCATCACGCTTGCCAACCCCGAGATTGCCAACCTTCCCGGTTGGGTGATCGCACTGGTTGCTGCGGGTGGCCTAGCGGCGGCACTCTCGACTGCTGCGGGCTTGCTCATGGCGATTTCGTCAGCTGTCTCTCACGACCTCATCAAGTCGCAGATCAACCCATCCATCTCCGAGAAAGGCGAACTCTTGTCCGCTCGTATCGCAATGGGTGTCGCGATCTTGGTTGCAACCTACCTCGGCATGAACCCTCCGGGCTTTGCCGCGCAAACCGTGGCTCTTGCCTTTGGTCTGGCTGCCTCCTCGATCTTCCCTGCTTTGATGATGGGGATCTTCTCCAAGCGCGTGAACAACAAAGGCGCGGTTGCGGGTATGCTTGCAGGTCTTGGTGTGACAGTTGTCTACATCTTCTTGCACAAAGGTTGGTTCTTTATCCCAGGAACAGCATCCTTTGACGACAGCAACCCATTGCTCTTGTCGATCAAATCGACATCCTTTGGCGCAATCGGTGCGGCAATCAACTTTGCGGTCGCCTACGTGGTCTCCAACGCCACAGACGAGCCGCCTGTTGAAATTCAGGAACTGGTCGAAAGCATCCGTATCCCACGTGGTGCCGGCGGCGCTGTTGATCACTAA